A DNA window from Bacillota bacterium contains the following coding sequences:
- the rpsD gene encoding 30S ribosomal protein S4, whose protein sequence is MARYTGPVCRLCRREGMKLFLKGERCFTDKCAIDRRGYAPGQHGQGRKKLSEYAIQLREKQKLRRIYGVLERQFERYFEMAARKKGITGEALLQILESRLDNVVYRLGLAGSRNEARQTVMHGHIAVNGKKVDIPSYLVNPGDVISVREGSRELPKFKALAESLADRATPPPWLELNAGELSGRVLNLPTRDQIDVPVQEHMIVELYSR, encoded by the coding sequence ATGGCAAGGTATACAGGGCCTGTATGCAGGCTTTGCAGGAGAGAGGGCATGAAGCTTTTTCTCAAGGGCGAGAGGTGTTTTACAGATAAGTGCGCGATTGACAGGCGAGGATATGCTCCGGGGCAGCACGGCCAGGGGCGAAAGAAGCTATCCGAGTATGCGATACAGCTAAGAGAGAAGCAGAAGCTCCGGAGGATATACGGAGTTCTCGAGCGGCAGTTTGAGCGCTATTTTGAGATGGCGGCGAGGAAGAAGGGAATCACCGGTGAGGCCCTGCTCCAGATCCTCGAGAGTAGGCTTGATAATGTTGTCTACCGGCTGGGCCTCGCAGGTTCACGGAATGAAGCGAGGCAAACGGTGATGCACGGCCATATAGCCGTGAACGGGAAGAAGGTAGATATCCCTTCCTACCTTGTGAATCCCGGGGATGTTATCTCGGTTCGCGAGGGGAGCAGGGAGCTTCCGAAATTCAAGGCCCTTGCCGAGTCGCTTGCTGACAGGGCGACCCCGCCGCCGTGGCTTGAGCTCAACGCGGGCGAGCTATCTGGCAGGGTTCTAAACCTGCCGACAAGGGATCAAATAGATGTGCCGGTCCAGGAGCATATGATTGTCGAGTTGTACTCGCGGTAA
- the rplQ gene encoding 50S ribosomal protein L17 gives MGQRKLGRTSGHRKATFRSMVTALVLHDRIRTTEAKAKEMRPIAERLISLAGREDLHSRRQVASYIASKDALKKLFSDIGPKYKDKSGGYTRIIKLETRRGDSAPLVIVELV, from the coding sequence ATGGGGCAAAGGAAACTTGGGCGCACATCAGGGCACAGGAAGGCGACATTCAGGAGCATGGTCACGGCCCTGGTTTTGCATGATAGAATTCGGACCACGGAGGCCAAGGCGAAGGAGATGCGGCCGATCGCCGAAAGGCTTATCAGCCTCGCCGGGCGGGAGGATCTTCATTCGAGGAGGCAGGTTGCCAGCTATATCGCGAGCAAGGATGCTCTTAAGAAGCTTTTTTCCGATATAGGGCCGAAGTATAAGGATAAATCTGGCGGCTATACGCGGATCATCAAACTCGAGACACGCAGGGGTGACAGCGCACCGCTTGTCATCGTCGAGCTTGTGTAG
- the rpsK gene encoding 30S ribosomal protein S11: protein MPKKGTRTKRRERKHVESGAAHIRSTFNNTIITITDPHGNLVSWSSAGNQGFKGSRKGTPFAAQMAAEAAAKVAMEHGMRQIEVYVKGPGAGREAAIRSLQAAGLEVNMIKDVTPIPHNGCRPPKRRRV, encoded by the coding sequence ATGCCTAAGAAAGGCACCAGGACAAAGAGGAGAGAGCGAAAACACGTTGAATCCGGCGCCGCACATATTCGGTCGACGTTCAATAATACTATAATTACCATAACTGACCCACATGGCAATCTGGTCTCCTGGTCAAGCGCGGGCAACCAGGGGTTCAAGGGATCGAGAAAAGGCACTCCGTTTGCAGCCCAGATGGCTGCGGAGGCGGCGGCTAAAGTCGCGATGGAGCATGGGATGAGGCAGATAGAGGTCTATGTGAAGGGACCGGGGGCCGGGAGAGAGGCAGCGATCAGGTCCCTGCAGGCTGCTGGCCTGGAGGTAAACATGATAAAGGACGTAACTCCCATCCCTCATAATGGTTGCAGGCCACCTAAACGCAGGAGAGTCTAA
- a CDS encoding energy-coupling factor transporter ATPase, translating into MSIKVENVSHIYMPGTPFEAVALDDVSVSIEDGEFVGLIGETGSGKSTLVQHFNGLLKPTRGKVYIDDIDLSSRDTKMKDIRRKVGLVFQYPEHQLFEETVYGDVAFGPRNLGLSEDEVESRVRWSLGIVGLDYEEVKDRSPFELSGGQMRRVAIAGVLAMQPKTLVLDEPAAGLDPRGRDDILGQIKRLHTELELTIVLVSHNMEDVAELVGRLIVMKRGKIAIDGPTREVFKRAEELRGMGLGIPQVTELMRELARRGWHVRTDVLTVDEAKDELLPWLVPGKGAPEA; encoded by the coding sequence ATGTCGATAAAGGTTGAGAATGTCTCTCATATCTACATGCCGGGGACCCCTTTTGAGGCTGTAGCGCTTGATGATGTAAGCGTGAGCATAGAGGATGGGGAGTTTGTAGGCCTTATCGGGGAGACCGGGTCCGGCAAATCCACGCTGGTCCAGCACTTTAACGGTCTCCTGAAGCCTACGCGGGGGAAGGTTTATATCGACGATATCGACCTGAGCTCCCGGGATACAAAGATGAAAGATATCCGGCGCAAGGTCGGCCTTGTTTTTCAATACCCCGAGCACCAGCTCTTTGAAGAGACCGTTTACGGGGATGTGGCATTTGGGCCCAGGAATCTCGGCCTCTCTGAGGATGAGGTGGAGAGTCGGGTCAGATGGTCGCTCGGGATCGTTGGCCTGGATTATGAAGAGGTGAAGGATAGGTCGCCCTTTGAGTTGAGCGGTGGCCAGATGCGGCGGGTCGCCATCGCTGGGGTCCTGGCGATGCAGCCGAAGACGCTCGTCCTTGATGAGCCTGCGGCGGGCCTCGACCCAAGGGGCAGGGATGATATCCTTGGGCAGATAAAAAGGCTTCATACTGAGCTTGAATTGACTATCGTGCTGGTCTCGCATAACATGGAGGATGTCGCCGAGCTTGTTGGCAGGCTGATCGTAATGAAGAGGGGCAAAATAGCCATTGACGGGCCGACCCGGGAGGTGTTCAAGAGGGCCGAGGAATTGCGGGGAATGGGCCTGGGCATTCCTCAGGTCACCGAGCTCATGCGGGAGCTGGCGCGAAGGGGATGGCATGTGCGGACTGATGTTCTGACCGTGGATGAAGCGAAGGACGAGCTTTTACCATGGCTCGTGCCCGGGAAGGGCGCTCCGGAGGCGTAG
- the rpmJ gene encoding 50S ribosomal protein L36 produces MKVRPSVKKICEKCKIIKRKGRVMVICENPKHKQKQG; encoded by the coding sequence ATGAAGGTGCGCCCATCGGTTAAGAAGATATGTGAGAAATGCAAGATAATCAAGCGCAAAGGGCGCGTTATGGTTATCTGTGAGAATCCCAAGCACAAGCAGAAACAAGGCTAG
- the infA gene encoding translation initiation factor IF-1 yields MSKRDAIEVEGTVIEALPNAMFRVELQNGHRVLAHVSGKMRVNFIRILPGDRVTVELSPYDLTRGRIIYRFK; encoded by the coding sequence ATGTCCAAGCGCGACGCCATAGAGGTTGAGGGGACAGTGATTGAGGCGTTGCCCAATGCCATGTTCCGCGTTGAGCTGCAGAATGGGCACAGGGTCCTGGCCCATGTATCTGGGAAGATGAGGGTGAATTTCATCAGGATACTGCCGGGCGATAGGGTAACCGTGGAGCTTTCGCCCTATGATTTGACGCGCGGGCGAATCATCTACCGCTTTAAATAG
- a CDS encoding DNA-directed RNA polymerase subunit alpha has product MLEIEKPRIECVPTDDDKHGKFVIEPLERGYGITLGNSLRRVLLSSLPGAAVTSVKIDGVLHEFSTIPGVVEDTTDIILNLKELLLRLYVDEPKVIRVEAEGEGEVTAADIIADPDVEILNPDLHIATLEKDGRLFMEITVDKGRGYVPAERRKLGQAIGVIPVDSIYSPVVKANYAVENTRVGQVTDYDRLILEIWTDGSISPKEAISLAARILREHLTLFVNLTESPGGVEIMVEREEEGKDKAMEMTIEELDLSVRSYNCLKRAGINTVEELTKRTEEDMMKVRNLGKKSLEEVKAKLANLGLSLKPSED; this is encoded by the coding sequence ATGTTAGAGATTGAGAAGCCGAGGATCGAATGCGTCCCTACCGACGACGACAAACATGGTAAGTTCGTTATAGAACCTTTGGAGAGGGGTTACGGCATTACGCTCGGGAACTCGCTTCGCAGGGTGCTTCTCTCCTCCTTGCCAGGGGCCGCTGTGACCTCCGTTAAGATAGATGGGGTTTTGCACGAATTCTCCACCATACCCGGGGTGGTCGAGGATACGACGGATATTATCCTGAACCTCAAGGAGCTCCTGTTAAGGCTTTATGTCGATGAGCCTAAGGTCATCAGGGTGGAGGCCGAAGGTGAGGGCGAGGTTACGGCGGCGGATATCATAGCCGACCCGGATGTTGAGATACTGAATCCTGACCTTCACATCGCGACGCTCGAGAAGGATGGCCGCCTGTTTATGGAGATAACGGTTGATAAGGGGAGGGGCTATGTGCCGGCCGAGCGGAGGAAGCTTGGTCAGGCTATCGGGGTCATCCCCGTGGATTCGATCTATTCCCCTGTCGTCAAGGCCAATTATGCTGTTGAGAATACCAGGGTCGGCCAGGTTACGGACTATGACAGGTTGATCCTGGAGATCTGGACAGATGGGAGCATATCTCCTAAGGAGGCCATCAGCCTCGCGGCCAGGATCCTAAGGGAGCACCTTACCCTTTTTGTGAACCTGACGGAATCCCCGGGTGGGGTCGAGATCATGGTTGAGCGCGAGGAAGAGGGCAAGGATAAGGCCATGGAGATGACCATAGAGGAACTCGACCTCTCGGTCAGGTCGTACAACTGCCTAAAGCGCGCCGGGATAAACACCGTCGAGGAGTTGACGAAGAGGACAGAGGAAGACATGATGAAGGTAAGAAATCTCGGGAAGAAGTCCCTTGAAGAGGTCAAGGCGAAGCTTGCGAATCTGGGGCTATCGCTCAAGCCATCGGAGGACTAA
- a CDS encoding energy-coupling factor transporter transmembrane protein EcfT, with amino-acid sequence MFSNITIGQHIPGDSIVHRLDPRTKILLTLAVVVGIFFVEELWGYVLFFLFVGSVVALSRIPPGYIVRGLRPLIIILVLTFLLHLFMNPGRELFELGPLIATYAGAYKGVLMVGRLVLLVVATSMLTLTTSPIQLTDGMEAILRPARRVGVPAHELAMMMTIALRFIPTLLEETDKIMKAQMARGADFESGNVFQRARSLVPLLVPLFVIAFRRADELAIAMEARCYRGGEGRTRMRQLKATLNDYVAGLVTVLFVVAIAVLL; translated from the coding sequence ATATTCAGCAATATTACAATAGGCCAGCATATACCGGGCGATTCGATAGTGCACCGGCTGGACCCCCGGACGAAGATACTCCTGACGCTCGCGGTGGTCGTGGGCATTTTCTTTGTCGAGGAACTCTGGGGTTATGTACTGTTTTTCCTTTTCGTGGGCTCAGTAGTGGCGCTGTCGCGCATACCCCCGGGGTATATCGTGCGGGGCTTGAGGCCGCTTATCATAATCCTGGTGCTGACCTTCTTGTTGCACCTCTTTATGAACCCGGGAAGGGAGCTCTTTGAGCTGGGACCGTTGATTGCTACTTATGCAGGCGCTTATAAGGGCGTGCTCATGGTTGGCCGTCTAGTCCTTCTTGTCGTGGCCACATCCATGTTGACCCTGACGACCTCACCCATCCAGCTCACAGACGGGATGGAGGCCATCCTGAGGCCGGCAAGACGGGTTGGCGTGCCTGCCCATGAGCTCGCCATGATGATGACTATAGCTCTGAGATTTATCCCGACGCTCCTCGAGGAGACCGATAAGATAATGAAGGCCCAGATGGCCCGGGGCGCAGATTTCGAGAGCGGGAATGTATTTCAGAGGGCGAGGAGCCTGGTGCCGCTCCTGGTCCCCCTTTTTGTGATCGCATTTCGCCGCGCTGATGAGCTTGCCATAGCCATGGAGGCGCGGTGCTACCGTGGTGGGGAGGGGCGGACCCGGATGCGCCAGCTCAAGGCCACGCTGAATGATTATGTTGCGGGCTTGGTTACTGTTTTGTTTGTTGTGGCGATTGCGGTATTACTGTGA
- the truA gene encoding tRNA pseudouridine(38-40) synthase TruA, protein MERNIRLVMEYDGAAYSGFQLQAGVRTIQGELEKALLSILKEPVRVTGAGRTDAGVHALGQVVNFRTSSRIPVDKFPLALNSILPPDIRIIDASEVDVGFHARYDAKSKVYCYKIQIGPHASAFLRNYAYHVPLELDLDRMRAASECLVGRHDFRSFAASGGGAKTFEREVRILEWARDGRIITMTIEADGFLYNMVRIIVGTVLRVGSGREAPEWVKGVLDARDRRVAGPTAPARGLYLVCVRY, encoded by the coding sequence ATGGAGCGTAATATCAGGCTGGTCATGGAGTATGATGGCGCTGCATATTCCGGCTTCCAGCTACAGGCTGGCGTCCGGACGATCCAGGGTGAGCTCGAAAAGGCCCTCCTGAGCATCCTCAAAGAACCTGTCAGGGTGACCGGGGCCGGACGGACCGATGCGGGCGTGCACGCGCTCGGCCAGGTTGTGAACTTCAGGACATCGAGCCGGATACCGGTAGATAAGTTCCCTCTGGCGTTGAACAGCATCCTCCCGCCGGATATACGCATAATAGACGCCAGCGAGGTGGATGTCGGGTTTCACGCCAGGTACGATGCGAAGAGCAAGGTATACTGTTACAAGATTCAAATAGGCCCCCATGCATCGGCGTTCTTGAGGAACTATGCCTACCATGTTCCCCTGGAGCTTGACCTGGACAGGATGCGCGCCGCAAGCGAATGCCTGGTAGGCCGGCATGATTTCAGGTCGTTCGCGGCGTCAGGCGGTGGGGCGAAGACCTTCGAGCGTGAGGTCAGGATACTTGAGTGGGCCAGGGATGGCCGGATTATCACAATGACAATCGAAGCCGATGGGTTCCTTTATAATATGGTGCGGATCATAGTCGGAACAGTGCTCAGGGTTGGCTCAGGCAGGGAGGCTCCTGAGTGGGTAAAGGGCGTCCTTGATGCGAGGGACCGGCGCGTTGCCGGGCCAACCGCGCCGGCGAGGGGTTTATATCTCGTGTGTGTTAGGTACTAA
- the rpsM gene encoding 30S ribosomal protein S13, with amino-acid sequence MARIAGVDLPRDKRVEIALTYIYGIGLTRSRDILGRTGVNPDTRVNDLTEEEITRLREAIDKEYKVEGDLRAEEAANIKRLIDIGTYRGLRHRRGLPVRGQRTRTNARTRKGPRKTVGVRRSK; translated from the coding sequence ATGGCCAGGATTGCCGGAGTCGACCTGCCCAGGGACAAGAGGGTTGAAATTGCATTGACGTATATTTACGGCATCGGGCTCACCAGGTCCAGGGATATCCTTGGTAGGACGGGGGTCAACCCGGATACTAGGGTTAACGATCTCACAGAAGAGGAGATAACAAGGCTTAGAGAGGCTATTGATAAGGAGTATAAGGTCGAGGGCGACCTCAGGGCGGAAGAGGCGGCCAACATCAAGCGGCTTATTGATATAGGGACCTACCGGGGCCTGCGACACAGGCGCGGGCTTCCCGTCAGAGGGCAGCGGACCAGGACCAACGCCAGGACCCGGAAAGGCCCGCGGAAGACGGTAGGGGTAAGGAGATCCAAGTAA
- a CDS encoding energy-coupling factor transporter ATPase: MFRLEGVSFAYGSGQDNEVGALAGIDLAIDKGEFIVVVGHNGSGKSTLAKHLNALLIPTSGRVLVKDMDTRDPKNLWKIRQIVGMVFQNPDNQIVATTVEEDVAFGPENLGVPPAEIRERVDWALEVVDMVDYKRHAPHLLSGGQKQRVAIAGVLAMRPESIVLDEPTAMLDPAGREEVMRTICKLNSERGMTVVHITHFMNEAVLGSRVVVMEGGSIVMDDTPAKIFSQVETIRGLHLDVPQVTELAYELNKAGARLPQDIFKVSDMAIYVDEMYGPRRVAASGDV, encoded by the coding sequence ATGTTCAGGTTGGAGGGAGTCTCCTTCGCTTACGGGTCGGGGCAGGATAATGAGGTCGGCGCCCTGGCGGGGATCGATCTCGCCATTGACAAGGGCGAGTTTATCGTGGTTGTGGGGCATAATGGCTCGGGCAAGTCGACGCTGGCGAAGCACCTGAACGCGCTTCTCATCCCGACTTCGGGGAGGGTCCTGGTTAAGGACATGGACACGAGGGACCCCAAAAACCTGTGGAAGATAAGGCAGATCGTTGGAATGGTGTTCCAGAATCCCGATAACCAGATCGTGGCGACCACAGTAGAAGAGGATGTTGCTTTTGGGCCCGAGAATCTTGGGGTTCCGCCCGCTGAAATCCGCGAGAGGGTTGATTGGGCGCTCGAGGTTGTGGATATGGTGGATTATAAGCGTCACGCCCCGCACCTGCTTTCAGGGGGCCAGAAGCAGCGGGTGGCGATTGCAGGGGTGCTTGCCATGCGGCCTGAGTCCATAGTGCTGGATGAGCCCACCGCCATGCTGGACCCGGCCGGCCGCGAGGAGGTCATGCGCACCATCTGCAAGCTGAATTCCGAGAGGGGCATGACCGTCGTCCACATTACCCACTTCATGAACGAGGCGGTCCTTGGCAGCAGGGTTGTCGTCATGGAGGGCGGCAGTATAGTCATGGATGATACGCCTGCGAAGATCTTCAGCCAGGTGGAGACGATTAGGGGGTTGCACCTCGATGTCCCCCAGGTGACCGAGCTGGCATATGAGCTGAACAAGGCTGGCGCGAGGTTGCCCCAGGATATCTTCAAGGTCAGTGATATGGCCATTTATGTGGATGAGATGTACGGGCCGCGCCGGGTCGCCGCTTCAGGTGATGTATAA